The genomic interval TGAAGTAATAGAGCTTCCTTTACTTAACACATTGTGAAGGAATTAAGTATGTCAGCCTTAGTAAACGAGGAAGTGCACGAAGAGGCTTCCGATTTTGAAGAGCACGGACACCAGCGTCAGCTGATAGGCTGGGCATCCCGCTTGGTGGTGTTTGGAGCACTCTGCTTTTCTGCGTATCAGATCTCTGTTGCGGCGTTTCACCCGTTTTCCAGTTTGATTATTAGAGCGTTACATGTAAGCTTTTTGATGCTTTTAATTTTTATGCTTTACCCTGCGCGAAAAAAGGGTCGAAAAGAGCAAAGTATCCCGTGGTACGATATTTTGCTCTCTTTACTAGGGTTTTCAGTTGGGTTTTATCATCTTTTCTTTGAAGCCGATTTGATTGAGCGCTCGGGTGATCCAACGACGGCAGATTTGGTGGTAGCCACGCTCGCCTCCGTCCTTATTTTTGAAGCAGCACGTCGTGTGGTAGGCTGGGCATTGCCAATTGTATGTTCGCTTTTTTTAGCCTACGGCTTTTTTGGGCAATATTTACCCCTTTCCATCGCGCATCGAGGATTTGGGTTTGACCAAATCGTAGGGCAACTTTACCTTGGAAGTGATGGTGTTTTAGGGATACCAACGCTTGTCTCTGCTACGTACATCTTTTTGTTCATTCTGTTTGGAACGTTTTTGGAACATGCAGGCATGATTCGCCTCTTTAACGCCCTTGCCCTTGGTCTAGTAGGTCGCGCGCAAGGAGGTCCCGCTAAAGTTGCGGTCATCTCTTCAGGTCTTATGGGAACCATCTCAGGCTCAGGCGTCGCCAATGTTTTAACCGTTGGTCAATTTACGATTCCGTTGATGAAGCGCTTTGGCTATACGCCCGTTTTTGCAGGGGCTGTTGAAGCGACTTCATCGATGGGCGGGCAGATTATGCCCCCTGTTATGGGCGCAGTGGCGTTTATTATGGCGGAGACGCTCAATGTGGCATACTCCGATATTGTTAAAGCGGCGATTATTCCAGCGACGCTTTACTATGCTACGGCTTTTTGGATGGTACATCTTGAAGCAGGGCGCTTAAAGCTTTTAGGTATTCCTGCGGATCAATGTCCTAATGTCTGGAACGAGCTCAAAATGAGTTGGTATCTAGCGCTTCCGTTGGTGGCATTAGTGTACATGCTGTTTCATGGGTTCACCCCAATGTTTGCAGGAATGATGGGCTTAACTTTAACCTCGGTCTTGATTTTAGGAGCCGCGTTGGCGGCACGCATCTCTCATACAGCCGTGCGGTATGTGTTTTGGTTTGCGATAGCCCTCAGCGCTTCCTCCTTTTTAGAGTGGGGCATTGTTCCTGTTTTAGGCGTCATTGTGCTGTTAGTCGCTCTTAATTTTATGGTTCAAGGCGGGCGTGATACGCTAAGAACCATGAAAACAGCACTGGTTGATGGAGCAAAACAAGCACTTGGCGTGGGAATTGCGTGTGCGATCGTAGGTGTCATCATCGGCGTTTTAACGCTCACAGGCGCGGCATCCAATTTTGCAGGGTTTATCCTTGAAGTGGGAGAGACCAGCCTTTTCCTCTCACTGTTTTTAACCATGATTGTGTGTATTATCTTAGGTATGGGAATTCCGACTATTCCTAACTACATCATCACCAGCTCCATTGCTGCCCCTGCACTTTTGAAGCTAGGCGTTCCTCTTATCGTAAGCCATATGTTTGTTTTTTACTTTGGTATTATGGCTGACCTTACACCGCCTGTTGCCCTTGCCGCCTTTGCCGCAGCTTCTATCGCTAAAGCTTCTGCGATGAAGATAGGCTTTAAAGCGACGCAAATCGCTATAGCAGGGTTTGTGGTGCCTTATATGGCGGTGTATGATCCTGCATTAATGCTTCAAGGCGATCCTACATGGACGGCAGTTGTGTACATTGTGTTCAAAGCACTGCTTGCCATTTTCTTATGGGGTTGCTCTGCCATTGGGTATTTGTGGACGCCCCTTCAGATGATTGAACGCATTATTGCCGCGTGTGTGGCAGCTCTTTTAGTCGTTGCTTTACCGATCACCGATGAAATTGGACTGTCCTTAGGCATGCTTTTCATTGCATGGAATGGATGGAAAAGATATAAATCGAAATGATCGCGTTATGTATGAGTTCAGGAGCAATAACCGTGAGCTTGTTCCTAAACTCGTTTACCCTTGCTTGGATGCACTCGGTTGAAAAAATTCGATGGGAAGAGCAGTGGCAAATCGAGGGGAAATCCTTACATGTAATGCGTGCTAGCGTGCGCGGAAGTGGTGCAGGGATGGAACCTCCACCTGATGCCGTGTTTAAAGAAGGTGCTTGGCACTACACGCCTCATGTACCTCCACTTCAAGAGCTTCGTTTGGCGCATTCGCCTTTTACAACGGAGTATGAGCTCTGTTTTGATGGCAGATGCACACCGCTTAATGAGTTCTTTATATCACTTCCCCCAATCGACACTATTGTTCTTGAAGCCTGCGAACGCTAGAATAGCGCCATTATTTTCTTACATGTAAGGTTTTTCCTCTTGAAATCAGAATTCAAAAATTACAGTTATATTTTCTTAGGTTCGCTCTTCTTGAGCTTTGGCGTGGTGGCTCTGTTTATTCCCAATGCGTTGGTAACGGGTGGCACATCGGGTATGGCGCTTTTAGGGCATTACCTTTTTAAACTGCCTGTGGGTGTGCTTATGATCGCGATTAATGTCCCACTGCTTTTCTTGGGCACCAAATACTTTGGCAAGCATTTTACCCTTCGTAGTATCATCGCGATTGGGTTTACCTCTGTGTGTATTGACTTCATGGTTGAATTCTTACATGTAAACGCTCTCAGTCACGATGTGATTTTAGCGTCGATCTTTGGTGGTATTGCGGTTGGTATTGGTTTAGGATTTATTTTAAGTGGTCATGCTTCCGCTGGAGGCTCAACTATCATCGCCAAAATCGTCGCGTCAAAAACGAGCATCAAAGCCTCTTCGGTAATGCTTTTTATCGATATGCTCGTGATCCTTGCGATTGCATTTATTTCTCAAAACATTGACTTAGCGCTTTGGAGTTTGGTGAGCATTTACATTAGTGCTAAAAGTATCGATATGTTTTTAACGCGCGGCCCTTCTAAAAAAGTGGTGCACATCGTCTCTGCAAAAATCGAAGAACTCTGTGCTCAAATCGTGCCACTACTAGGGAAAAACGGAACGATTGTTGAGGGGAACGGCATTTTTGAGCATGA from Sulfurospirillum multivorans DSM 12446 carries:
- a CDS encoding DUF1850 domain-containing protein encodes the protein MSLFLNSFTLAWMHSVEKIRWEEQWQIEGKSLHVMRASVRGSGAGMEPPPDAVFKEGAWHYTPHVPPLQELRLAHSPFTTEYELCFDGRCTPLNEFFISLPPIDTIVLEACER
- a CDS encoding YitT family protein, which codes for MKSEFKNYSYIFLGSLFLSFGVVALFIPNALVTGGTSGMALLGHYLFKLPVGVLMIAINVPLLFLGTKYFGKHFTLRSIIAIGFTSVCIDFMVEFLHVNALSHDVILASIFGGIAVGIGLGFILSGHASAGGSTIIAKIVASKTSIKASSVMLFIDMLVILAIAFISQNIDLALWSLVSIYISAKSIDMFLTRGPSKKVVHIVSAKIEELCAQIVPLLGKNGTIVEGNGIFEHENKRMIFLVVENRKIPMLKELIQTVDKEAFMVVMEASELLGRGH
- a CDS encoding TRAP transporter permease — protein: MSALVNEEVHEEASDFEEHGHQRQLIGWASRLVVFGALCFSAYQISVAAFHPFSSLIIRALHVSFLMLLIFMLYPARKKGRKEQSIPWYDILLSLLGFSVGFYHLFFEADLIERSGDPTTADLVVATLASVLIFEAARRVVGWALPIVCSLFLAYGFFGQYLPLSIAHRGFGFDQIVGQLYLGSDGVLGIPTLVSATYIFLFILFGTFLEHAGMIRLFNALALGLVGRAQGGPAKVAVISSGLMGTISGSGVANVLTVGQFTIPLMKRFGYTPVFAGAVEATSSMGGQIMPPVMGAVAFIMAETLNVAYSDIVKAAIIPATLYYATAFWMVHLEAGRLKLLGIPADQCPNVWNELKMSWYLALPLVALVYMLFHGFTPMFAGMMGLTLTSVLILGAALAARISHTAVRYVFWFAIALSASSFLEWGIVPVLGVIVLLVALNFMVQGGRDTLRTMKTALVDGAKQALGVGIACAIVGVIIGVLTLTGAASNFAGFILEVGETSLFLSLFLTMIVCIILGMGIPTIPNYIITSSIAAPALLKLGVPLIVSHMFVFYFGIMADLTPPVALAAFAAASIAKASAMKIGFKATQIAIAGFVVPYMAVYDPALMLQGDPTWTAVVYIVFKALLAIFLWGCSAIGYLWTPLQMIERIIAACVAALLVVALPITDEIGLSLGMLFIAWNGWKRYKSK